ctcatcatcatcaccagcatcatcattatcctcctcttcatcatcatcattcacatcaCCTTCATcggaatcattattatcctcctcttcatcaacatcattatccacctcctccttctcatcatcgtcatcattatcatcaccaatatccttattctcatcatcaccatcaccatcctcttcctcactatcaccagcatcatcatcatcaccatcctcttcctcgccatcatcaccatttctcccTCTAACAACCTTCTCTTCCCTTGTCCTTCCCCTTGTTTCGTTCACTGACAAAACTGAACAAGCACTTCACTCTCTGTTGACTCGCTCCtttatccctattctctctctctctctctcttcccctcttccattcatCCTTTACTGTCCACCCTCTCTTCAATTACTTTTATGTTTAGTTCGGTCTTTCATGCAACGcgggttattatcattgtattttcttctctattcaaTGTTgagtaaaaacaaatgaaaaaatgtcAGTTTATTTTTGAGCTGTTCTCTATTGTATATAACCATATTACtgaattgttttatatatatatatatatatatatatatatatatatatatatatatatatatatatatatatatatatatatataatatatatatatatatatttatatatacatatgcatatatatatatatatatatatatatatatatatatatataaatatatacatatacatatacatatatatatatatatatatatatatatatatatatatatatatatatatatatatatatatatatatatatatatgtacataatatataatatattaatacacaaTACATAGTACATAGTACATACTACATAGCACACAGTACATAGCACATAGCACACAGCACATAGCACATAGTACATAGCACACAGTACATAGCACATAGCACACAGCACATAGCACATAGTACATAGCACACAGCACATAGCACATAGTACATAGCACACAGTACATAGCACACAGCACATAGCACATAGTACATAGCACACAGTACATAGCACATAGCACACAGCACATAGCACATAGTACATAGCACACAGTACACAGCACATAGCACACAGCACATAGTACATAGTACATAGCACACAGTACATAGCACATAGCACACAGCACAAAGCACATAGTACATAGCACACAGCACATAGCACACAGCACATAGCACATAGTACATAGCACACAGTACATAGCACACAGCACATAGCACATAGTACATAGCACACAGCACATAGCACACAGCACATAGCACATAGTACATAGCACACAGTACATAGCACATAGCACAGCACATAGCACATAGTACATAGCACACAGTACATAGCACATAGCACACAGCACATAGCACATAGTACATAGCACACAGTACACAGCACATAGGACACAGCACATAGTACATAGCACAAAGTACATAGCACATAGCACACAGCACATAGCACATAGTACATAGCACACAGTACATAGCACACAGCATATAGTACATAGCACACAGTACATAGCACATAGCACACAGCACATAGCACATAGTACATAGCACACAGTACATAGCACATAGCACACAGCACATAGCACATAGTACATACCACACAGTACATAGCACACAGCACATAGTACATAGCACACAGTACATAGCACATAGTACATAGTAcataatacatgcacatatatatgcacacacacacacacacacacacacacacacacacacgcacacacacgcacacacacacacacacacacacacacactcacacacacatacacacatacacgcacacacacactcacacagacacacacacacacacacacacacacacacacacacacacacacacatatatatatatatatatatatatatatatatatatatatatatatatattctttgatgTAATTAATTAGTAAATAAATTTTCTTAATCCATTCTCTACCAGGAAATTGAAAGATATTAAATCAGCATTGCTTTTGCACTCTCGGCTTCCTTGCTCATTTCTCTATCCATTTCGTAACGAACTTCTTAATAATCCTTTACAAGATCTGGAATTAAAAGGATttaccagtttttttttctctctccctctctctctctctttctctctctctcgctctctctctctctctctctctctctctctctctctctctctctctctctctctctctctctctctctctctctctctctctctctctctctctctctctctctctcccttttcatcttgaTTTCCGTTTTATCAATAACCCATTCCCATAACTTATTGAAATATTGATGAtgctaattctgatgataattatagtaatgatggtgacaataatgatggtgagtatgattatgattatcataatgatgatgatgataaagagaataacgATGGAggtgcgataatgataatatgtgataaaagacaaagacaataataatagaatatcaTTTCAACCAATTATTCCTATATCTCAGATGACCTCTACTTTATCCAttaacattttccctttttattttcattagcaaAGAATGCGAATTACGTTTACCATTTATCCTTAAAAGGACGAGGAACATTCTTGTCTCTGATATCAAGAAATTATTAAAACCTTATTcagcaaggaagatgaagaagaagaaaagaaaagagaaaaaaaataggtcaAACTTTCaaacgaagaggggagagaaagaaagatcaattAGGAcgtagaaaaaaatggagagagcgagagagaaagaaagaatggaaaaaaaatccaggaaAATGATCAAAGGAAGGAATGTTCAacaaaaggtcaaaggtcaggtcAAAGGGTCAAAGAAGGTGAATATCATTTAGTTAACGAacaagagagattttttttttctttagagaaaggaaaagaaaacgaagaaaaaaaatattgagagccggtaacaacaacgaaaaaagtgaaaataagaagaaagagagaaagaaagaaaaagacaaaatgcaaatctcacacaaaagaaaactctaaagacaaagaacaaaatgaaagtcgtgagaaataaacaataaaagaaaaacagcaagGAATTTAAGAAGCTAGGAAAAGCGCGCCAAAAATCCAACAACAAAGTCAATATAacgactttccttttttttaaatccttttttctgtttattcatacatttattttaatttatcttaatctttttttcttatctatttattttttgtcattctaATTTTCCTAATTACGGTGTTGCATGACTGTCTCGACAAATATTTTATTCTTTAAATATTGCGTTTTTTATCAGTggctttatacatttattttcatttatcttaatctctttttcctatctttttatttaattttattctattttttcctaattGCACGTTTGTCTCCAcaaatattttattctttatagCAAGGATCCCTGAGTGTTTTGATGACGGGGAGtagggggtgcggggaggggggggtcgcgaAATGCCTTTGATAGACCTATATcaagggaagcgggggggggagggggggggggtcgagcacTATACTCAAACTATATTTTTATACAAGTTTAAAAGAGAGTATTTGAGGGTCTGTGCGTCCAAAGGCTATtcacattcttgttattattctgattatatcattatactattcaaattatcattatcataatatatcataattatgataatagaataatcataacaattgaaTATATGAATTATTAACAGATATATCATTCTAACCTTATGATTCTAAAGACCAAATACTCAAAAAATTATTAATCAATCATTTTGTCTTAATTGAACATCGGTAAATTTACGATAACACATAGCAGTCATTAGATTTGACTGTTTTGACGTGTAACGTATAGGTATTTATATTAAAGATGAAAgctaaaacaagaagaagaaaaggaagaaaaaaaatgacgataaggatgaggaagaggaggaggaggatgacgattatggtagtaatagtaatgataataataataatacttataatgataatgatgatgatagtaacaataataatgatgataataatatagaataccaataataataataataataataataataataataataataaaagtaataacaatgatgatgatattaataatgataacaatgataatattgatgaaaataacattaataatattaatgataataacaacaataatactgacagtaatagcagcaaagataataataatattagcaatgataataataatatcagtaacagtaataatgatattattagtaataatgataatgataatattactactaataatgataatcatgacaacaataataataacaataatgatgataatgataataataaaaaaataataatgatgataacaatgacggtgacaataaaaaagataataatgatgataataacaatgacggtgacaatgataatgataacaataatgctaataataataatgataataacaacaacaataataataataatgatggtaacaataatgctaataataataataataataataacaccaataataacaacaataatgatgataacaataatatcaatagataCATTTTGGACGCTAATGGCACCATTCcaaatttccattttttcctcccctctattTCTAATATGGAGCTGCAATTAGTCATCAAGGCTTTATCACAATCTGTTCATTATCTGCTCATCACTATATTCAAAGAACATTATTGATAAGTCACTGAACATTTTAGAAGTGGATGGATTTTGTTTACTGAAATGTCGCACTATTTTGACATCAAAGGTTACGGATTGTTAATCATTTTGTCGAATAAGTTGAAGAGAATCGGAAATTCAAGTCATAGATTTTATGAAGGATTAGATATATTCACAGAAAGGAAGCAGAGACTGTGCACATCTCTGGCTtgtgatctatttatctatttatcgctttatctatatcttgtttgtctatctatctatttgtattttatatatctttctatctagcaAGCTATCCATTtgtgaatatctgtgtgtgtgt
Above is a window of Penaeus vannamei isolate JL-2024 unplaced genomic scaffold, ASM4276789v1 unanchor4766, whole genome shotgun sequence DNA encoding:
- the LOC138861339 gene encoding uncharacterized protein; amino-acid sequence: MCYVLCAMCYVLCAMYYMLCAMYCVLCTMCYVLCAMCYVLCAMYYVLCPMCCVLCAMYYVLCAVCYVLCTVCYVLCAMCCAMCYVLCAMYYVLCAVCYVLCAMYYVLCAVCYVLCAMYYVLCAVCYVLCAMYYVLCAVCYVLCTVCYVLCTMCCVLCAVYCVLCTMCYVLCAMCYVLCAMYYVLCAVCYVLCAMYYVLCAVCYVLCAMCCVLCAMYCVLCTMCYVLCAMCYVLCAM